Proteins co-encoded in one Candidatus Flexicrinis proximus genomic window:
- a CDS encoding tetratricopeptide repeat protein, which produces MLIRRDYSQSFFGSRRKKRGGRRWILLILLLLIAISGIALTQREALMLMALDALGMAPTPTAGPTELITEARMLRAQGDYTAAAKVFERALAMRPDAVDWIYEYGLLQMDLENYQAAVELGDRAIQIDTYDPLGYALKARGLVWQGDGGAAIPVALTGLNVDGQFAPLYAMLGRAYTLSGNLNAGIDSAEQGVAVDPGSAEARRALAFALNYAAEYDSATQELETAMSLEPGNVSIAMELAFQYLALNRDAEAIDVYNTVLKLQPRNSRAMLRLCRAYRKVGQFDDALTQCENSVRADPTYTAAQFQLGLLRYSEPYRDFAAARTNFEACVQLDPSNVECLFRLGLTHYYSYLSSGDNRSCATAWDLLSQAQQMAEGRPNIDATMADIQMGMEHVDRDCPGNLGALIPLNLTPVGSDIPAPTPEPGA; this is translated from the coding sequence TTGCTGATTCGACGCGATTACTCGCAGTCGTTTTTCGGCTCGCGGCGCAAGAAGCGGGGCGGACGGCGCTGGATTCTGCTGATTTTGCTGCTCCTCATCGCGATCTCGGGCATCGCCCTGACCCAACGCGAGGCGCTGATGCTGATGGCGCTCGACGCGCTGGGCATGGCGCCCACGCCTACCGCCGGCCCCACAGAATTGATCACTGAAGCGCGGATGCTGCGCGCGCAGGGCGACTATACCGCCGCGGCCAAAGTCTTCGAGCGGGCGCTGGCGATGCGCCCCGATGCCGTCGACTGGATCTACGAATACGGGCTGCTGCAGATGGATCTGGAGAATTATCAGGCAGCCGTCGAACTGGGCGACCGCGCTATTCAGATCGACACATATGACCCGCTGGGGTATGCGCTCAAGGCGCGCGGACTGGTCTGGCAGGGGGACGGCGGCGCGGCGATCCCGGTAGCGCTGACAGGGCTCAATGTCGACGGGCAGTTTGCGCCGCTGTATGCGATGCTGGGCCGCGCCTATACCCTAAGCGGAAACCTGAACGCCGGGATCGACAGCGCCGAACAGGGGGTGGCCGTTGATCCGGGCAGCGCCGAAGCGCGGCGCGCGCTGGCTTTTGCGCTCAACTACGCCGCCGAGTACGATTCGGCGACGCAGGAACTTGAAACGGCGATGTCGCTGGAACCCGGCAACGTGAGCATCGCGATGGAACTGGCGTTCCAGTACCTCGCCCTCAACCGCGACGCCGAAGCGATCGACGTCTACAACACCGTGCTCAAACTGCAGCCGCGCAACAGCCGCGCCATGCTGCGCCTGTGCCGCGCCTATCGCAAGGTCGGCCAGTTCGACGATGCGCTGACCCAGTGCGAGAATTCGGTGCGTGCCGATCCGACCTATACGGCGGCCCAGTTCCAGCTTGGCCTGCTGCGCTACAGCGAACCGTACCGCGATTTCGCCGCCGCGCGCACGAATTTCGAGGCGTGCGTGCAGCTCGATCCGTCGAACGTCGAGTGCCTGTTCCGGCTTGGCCTGACGCATTACTACAGCTACCTGTCGAGCGGCGACAACCGGTCCTGCGCGACGGCCTGGGATCTGCTGTCGCAGGCGCAGCAGATGGCGGAAGGGCGCCCGAACATCGACGCGACGATGGCGGACATCCAGATGGGCATGGAGCACGTTGACCGTGACTGCCCGGGAAACCTCGGCGCGCTGATTCCACTCAACTTAACGCCGGTCGGGAGCGATATTCCCGCACCGACGCCCGAACCGGGAGCCTGA
- a CDS encoding tetratricopeptide repeat protein, translated as MIVRRDYRYTFYQRRRAARIRYLLVFAILMVAGMAAVLLNLSAVQGIAAQAFGYDAVPTLYPAQYAMLGAESYQRGNMSEAAKQFERAVQLQPNNVSYLYEYGKTLMEMNETERAAQVADLAIAADPRDVRGYALKANALAYSDPTNALIFALQGQELDRNFAPVYSALAVANTNIFRYSAALEAGETAITLDPNDANSHRAYAVPLLLTGRTEEVIEQLEMATSINPNLPGPWFELAGQYKSARINNPRRALAIYDFMVTSLTMSVDDTAKAYLRICETYAAAEEADFVAATTNCERALDIKPDYGAVYGQLGQMQYARRNYESAIETFQTCVGFDAEELRCYAYRGLAHYFMGQCDDAWRVLNEAKNLGTGQGLPAENGVMVQIDIGIGNVIEKCPDYRGVIAPTTVPPTAIPPTPIGGL; from the coding sequence ATGATTGTACGTCGGGATTACCGGTATACCTTCTATCAGCGGCGGCGGGCAGCGCGCATCCGCTATCTGCTGGTATTTGCGATCCTGATGGTCGCGGGAATGGCAGCCGTGCTGCTCAACCTGAGCGCCGTGCAGGGGATCGCCGCGCAGGCATTCGGCTATGACGCCGTCCCGACGCTGTACCCGGCGCAGTACGCGATGCTCGGCGCGGAGTCTTATCAGCGCGGCAACATGAGCGAAGCGGCCAAACAATTCGAACGCGCCGTCCAGCTTCAGCCCAACAACGTCAGCTACCTGTATGAGTACGGCAAGACGCTGATGGAGATGAACGAGACCGAGCGCGCCGCGCAGGTAGCCGACCTGGCGATCGCCGCCGACCCGCGCGATGTGCGCGGCTATGCGCTCAAAGCCAACGCGCTGGCCTATTCCGACCCGACCAACGCGCTGATTTTCGCGCTGCAGGGGCAGGAGCTTGACCGCAATTTCGCGCCGGTCTACAGCGCGCTGGCGGTCGCCAACACCAATATCTTCCGCTATTCGGCCGCGCTGGAAGCCGGCGAAACGGCCATCACGCTGGACCCGAACGACGCCAACAGTCACCGCGCCTATGCCGTGCCGCTGCTGCTGACCGGCCGCACCGAAGAGGTGATCGAACAGCTGGAGATGGCGACCAGCATCAACCCTAACCTACCCGGCCCGTGGTTCGAGCTGGCCGGACAGTACAAAAGCGCGCGCATCAACAATCCGCGCCGCGCGCTGGCGATCTACGACTTTATGGTGACTTCGCTGACCATGAGTGTGGACGACACCGCCAAAGCCTACCTGCGGATATGCGAGACTTACGCGGCCGCCGAAGAAGCGGACTTTGTGGCCGCCACCACCAACTGCGAACGGGCGCTGGACATCAAGCCGGATTACGGCGCGGTCTATGGCCAGCTGGGCCAGATGCAGTACGCGCGGCGCAATTACGAGAGCGCCATCGAGACGTTTCAGACCTGTGTGGGCTTCGACGCCGAGGAACTGCGCTGCTATGCGTATCGCGGGCTGGCGCACTATTTCATGGGCCAGTGCGACGATGCCTGGCGGGTGCTGAACGAGGCCAAGAACCTCGGCACAGGGCAGGGATTGCCAGCCGAGAACGGCGTTATGGTGCAGATCGACATCGGGATCGGCAACGTGATTGAAAAGTGCCCCGATTATCGCGGGGTTATCGCCCCGACGACGGTCCCGCCGACCGCCATCCCGCCCACGCCGATCGGCGGACTGTAA
- a CDS encoding hexose kinase produces MILSITPNPALDRTLVVAGYGEGGVFRPERQAMGAGGKGVNMARAAAALGATVSAAGFLSGYTGKLFAELTEREGLRSRWTWLAEGETRTCVILLDPATRRMTVVNEYGPAAGADNWRDLQADALDEANGASAICLCGSLPTGSPIGSYETLIAALRDTGKPLWVDTSGAALTAAMQAGVNLKISHDEAAEALGTAITTAAEAAAAAEELSRRTGGGKAIITMGARGAVGHDTRGLWQVTPAPIEAVSALGSGDSFLAGLMAAFERGDSMADALVQAAAAGTANALSIGAGQFSDDEFARAAAQTHVQRL; encoded by the coding sequence ATGATCCTCAGTATTACTCCTAACCCGGCACTTGACCGGACGCTGGTCGTTGCCGGATACGGCGAAGGCGGCGTCTTCCGTCCTGAACGGCAGGCGATGGGCGCAGGGGGCAAAGGCGTCAACATGGCGCGGGCGGCGGCGGCGCTGGGCGCGACGGTGTCGGCAGCCGGATTCCTGAGCGGATATACGGGAAAGCTGTTCGCGGAATTGACCGAACGCGAAGGACTGCGGTCACGCTGGACGTGGCTGGCCGAGGGCGAAACGCGGACGTGCGTCATTCTGCTGGACCCGGCCACGCGGCGGATGACTGTGGTGAATGAATATGGGCCGGCGGCGGGCGCGGACAACTGGCGCGACTTACAGGCCGATGCCCTGGACGAGGCCAACGGCGCTTCTGCGATCTGCCTGTGCGGCAGCCTGCCGACGGGTTCGCCGATCGGCAGCTACGAGACGCTGATCGCGGCGCTGCGCGACACCGGCAAGCCGCTGTGGGTCGATACCAGCGGCGCGGCGCTCACAGCAGCGATGCAGGCGGGCGTGAACCTCAAGATCAGCCACGACGAAGCCGCCGAAGCGCTGGGCACGGCCATCACGACGGCAGCGGAGGCCGCAGCCGCGGCAGAAGAACTCTCGCGGCGGACGGGCGGCGGCAAGGCCATCATTACGATGGGCGCGCGCGGCGCGGTCGGGCACGATACGCGCGGTTTGTGGCAGGTCACCCCCGCGCCGATCGAGGCCGTGAGCGCGCTGGGCAGCGGCGATTCATTTCTGGCCGGGCTGATGGCGGCATTCGAGCGCGGCGACAGCATGGCCGATGCGCTGGTTCAGGCGGCGGCCGCCGGGACCGCCAACGCCTTGTCGATTGGCGCGGGCCAGTTCAGCGATGACGAGTTCGCGCGGGCAGCGGCGCAGACTCATGTACAGCGTTTGTGA
- a CDS encoding stage V sporulation protein S produces the protein MHVSSAAILTSRFSQNSQHGALWVSAEMSRTQTALKVAELLRETGHVELRASGPAALARVVAAIALAKCMLFAERIAFDVDVKSADMDFEGSMCSGMRFTLAVIRSAAVCLAAG, from the coding sequence ATGCACGTCTCATCGGCAGCCATCCTGACCTCAAGGTTCTCGCAGAATTCACAGCACGGCGCGCTGTGGGTGAGTGCGGAGATGAGCCGGACTCAGACCGCCCTGAAAGTCGCCGAACTACTGCGCGAGACCGGTCATGTCGAGCTGCGCGCCTCTGGCCCTGCCGCCCTGGCTCGGGTCGTCGCCGCCATTGCGCTGGCCAAGTGCATGCTCTTCGCGGAGCGCATCGCCTTTGACGTCGACGTAAAATCGGCGGACATGGACTTTGAAGGCTCGATGTGCAGCGGAATGCGCTTCACGCTGGCGGTCATCCGTTCCGCCGCGGTCTGCCTGGCTGCCGGCTAA
- a CDS encoding YwiC-like family protein, translated as MTEAALTPKNVSLRSVALPAEHGGWGFLVEPILLGMLTAGSWYGLLLAVASFGVFLVHQPLKIALKDRLKGRRPARTVLAERFVLLYGLMTVVPLAVLLLAAPAAFLFPIALAVPLAAVQLVYDSRNQSRRLLPEISGALSLAMIAPSIALLAGWELVPAFVLWGIIGARVIPSILYVRERLRVEHGKPESSLPAWIAHSAALLTVSGLAAASLTPWPGIFAFVILLVRALVGLSAYRTPRPAKVIGFQEVAYGLVTVLLVSLGYRAAL; from the coding sequence ATGACCGAAGCCGCTTTAACTCCGAAAAACGTTTCTCTGCGGTCCGTCGCCCTGCCAGCCGAACACGGCGGATGGGGATTTTTGGTTGAGCCGATCCTGCTCGGGATGTTGACGGCGGGGTCGTGGTACGGCCTCCTGCTGGCTGTCGCCTCCTTCGGCGTCTTCCTGGTGCACCAGCCCCTCAAGATCGCCCTAAAGGACCGCCTCAAAGGCCGGCGTCCGGCGCGGACCGTCCTGGCCGAGCGTTTTGTCCTCCTGTATGGGCTGATGACGGTCGTTCCGCTGGCCGTTCTGCTCCTGGCCGCTCCGGCAGCGTTTTTGTTTCCCATCGCGCTGGCGGTGCCACTGGCCGCCGTCCAGCTGGTGTATGACTCGCGCAATCAGAGCCGCCGGCTGCTGCCCGAAATCAGCGGCGCGCTCTCGCTTGCCATGATCGCCCCCTCGATTGCCCTGCTGGCCGGCTGGGAGCTTGTCCCGGCCTTTGTGCTGTGGGGCATCATCGGCGCCCGTGTCATCCCGTCGATCCTCTACGTCCGCGAGCGGCTGCGCGTGGAACACGGTAAACCCGAGTCTTCCCTTCCGGCCTGGATCGCCCACAGCGCTGCCCTGCTGACGGTGTCAGGGTTGGCGGCTGCCAGCCTAACGCCCTGGCCGGGTATTTTTGCCTTCGTGATCCTGCTGGTGCGCGCGCTGGTCGGGCTTTCGGCCTATCGCACGCCGCGCCCGGCAAAGGTCATCGGCTTTCAGGAGGTCGCCTACGGGCTCGTCACCGTCCTGCTGGTCTCGCTGGGCTACCGTGCCGCCCTCTGA
- a CDS encoding amidohydrolase — translation MKLAEIQAKAENLQETVVGWRRHIHMNPELSFQEFKTAQFVANTLRDMGIEVETGVGKTGVVGRIGEGSPVIGIRADMDALPIHEANDVPYRSQTPGVMHACGHDAHTAILLGVAKILSEMPDRPAGEVRFFFQPSEEDSDSENKSGGMRMVEEGVMSGVDSVIALHVASEEPSGKVLIVDGPASAAVDSFEAKIIGKGCHGAYPHQGIDTVHLLAQAINAINGVRARRINPTKGAVISIGSVHGGNANNVIPNEIALTGTIRSFDEETRAELWAGLEQALGVTRVLGGDFTLNIIRGYPAMYNAPVVSDVIREVATEGYGPDGLVTKEVGMGAEDFAYFQQKAPGAMFNLGAKYDSVDRPHHSPVFNISEDALPVGVTVLAEAALRLLAGKS, via the coding sequence ATGAAGCTGGCAGAAATCCAGGCGAAGGCCGAAAACCTGCAGGAGACCGTGGTCGGCTGGCGCCGCCACATCCACATGAACCCGGAACTGAGCTTTCAGGAGTTCAAAACGGCCCAGTTTGTCGCAAACACCCTCCGCGATATGGGGATTGAGGTCGAGACCGGTGTCGGCAAGACCGGCGTCGTCGGCAGGATCGGCGAAGGATCGCCTGTGATTGGCATTCGCGCCGATATGGATGCGCTGCCCATCCACGAGGCGAATGACGTCCCCTACCGGTCGCAGACGCCGGGGGTGATGCACGCCTGCGGACATGACGCGCATACCGCAATCCTGCTTGGCGTCGCCAAGATCCTCAGCGAGATGCCTGACCGCCCCGCCGGCGAAGTCCGCTTCTTCTTCCAGCCCAGCGAAGAGGACAGCGATTCGGAGAACAAGAGCGGCGGCATGCGCATGGTCGAGGAAGGCGTGATGTCAGGCGTCGACTCGGTCATCGCGCTGCATGTCGCCAGCGAGGAGCCATCCGGCAAGGTGCTGATCGTCGATGGGCCAGCCTCGGCGGCAGTTGATTCGTTCGAGGCGAAAATCATCGGCAAGGGCTGCCATGGCGCCTATCCGCATCAGGGCATCGACACGGTGCATCTGCTCGCGCAGGCGATCAACGCCATCAATGGGGTTCGCGCGCGCCGCATCAACCCGACCAAAGGCGCCGTCATCTCCATCGGGTCGGTTCACGGTGGCAACGCCAATAACGTCATCCCGAACGAAATCGCCCTGACCGGCACGATCCGCAGCTTCGACGAGGAAACCCGCGCGGAACTGTGGGCGGGACTGGAACAGGCGCTGGGCGTCACCCGCGTGTTGGGTGGCGACTTCACCCTCAACATCATCCGGGGCTATCCGGCCATGTACAACGCGCCGGTCGTCTCGGACGTCATCCGCGAGGTCGCAACGGAAGGGTACGGCCCAGACGGGCTGGTCACCAAAGAAGTCGGCATGGGCGCCGAGGACTTCGCCTATTTCCAGCAGAAGGCCCCCGGCGCGATGTTCAACCTCGGCGCCAAGTACGACTCGGTCGACCGACCGCACCACAGCCCGGTTTTCAACATCAGCGAGGATGCGCTGCCGGTTGGCGTTACGGTCCTCGCCGAAGCAGCGCTTCGACTGCTGGCAGGGAAATCGTAA
- a CDS encoding thrombospondin type 3 repeat-containing protein, with protein MTLITKRFMWAALLLAILTAGAVMPALAQDTEEENALVELIGVVESIDDDGIIVDGIKIAPAGAFNPSTLEVGDKVKLTGYFLNDDTFFTVAFEFVVDSDEDGIDDDEDNCPEVANPDQADIDADGVGDACDPDQMDTDEDGVVDSADNCPLDANADQADIDADGVGDACDPDQMDTDEDGVFDSVDNCPLVANPGQADIDADGIGNACDPDQMDSDEDGVVDSEDNCPLVANPGQADGDEDGVGNACDDDDDNEDRGCVGTSAHPVGTRIANEWELDYETVMEWKCDGFGFGQIIIALRLAEELGEDAADMLDAFKNGEGGWGKLMKDRGLHPGDFFSGKTRFDEEDAQERVRGNGRGKPDKSDDAAEDGNPGRGNGNGNSGGNGNGNGNDGGNGNGNRGNGNGNGKDKSDD; from the coding sequence ATGACCCTTATCACAAAGCGGTTCATGTGGGCAGCGCTTCTGCTCGCAATCCTGACGGCGGGCGCGGTTATGCCTGCTCTGGCGCAGGATACAGAAGAAGAGAATGCACTCGTCGAGCTGATCGGCGTCGTAGAGTCAATCGACGACGACGGCATCATTGTCGATGGTATCAAGATCGCGCCGGCGGGCGCTTTTAACCCGTCGACTCTTGAAGTCGGCGATAAAGTCAAGCTCACCGGCTACTTCCTGAACGACGACACGTTCTTCACGGTCGCCTTCGAATTCGTCGTCGACAGCGATGAAGACGGCATTGATGACGACGAGGACAACTGTCCTGAAGTCGCCAACCCGGATCAGGCCGACATCGACGCGGATGGCGTGGGCGATGCCTGCGACCCCGACCAGATGGACACTGACGAAGACGGCGTGGTAGACAGCGCCGACAACTGCCCGCTGGACGCGAACGCCGACCAGGCCGATATTGACGCGGACGGCGTGGGCGATGCCTGCGACCCCGACCAGATGGACACTGACGAAGACGGCGTGTTCGACAGCGTCGATAACTGCCCGCTGGTCGCCAATCCGGGCCAGGCCGATATTGACGCGGACGGGATCGGCAATGCCTGTGATCCTGACCAGATGGACAGCGACGAAGACGGCGTAGTGGACAGCGAAGACAACTGCCCGCTGGTCGCCAACCCGGGCCAGGCCGACGGTGACGAGGACGGCGTGGGCAATGCCTGCGACGACGACGACGATAACGAAGACCGCGGCTGTGTCGGCACCAGCGCACATCCGGTCGGCACGCGGATCGCGAACGAATGGGAACTCGACTACGAAACGGTAATGGAGTGGAAGTGCGACGGCTTCGGTTTCGGCCAGATCATCATCGCGCTCCGGCTTGCTGAGGAGCTGGGTGAGGACGCCGCAGACATGCTCGACGCGTTCAAAAACGGCGAAGGCGGTTGGGGCAAGCTGATGAAGGATCGCGGGCTGCATCCGGGCGACTTCTTCTCTGGCAAGACGCGCTTTGACGAAGAAGACGCGCAGGAGCGTGTTCGGGGTAACGGCCGCGGCAAGCCTGACAAGTCCGACGATGCAGCTGAAGATGGCAACCCCGGACGCGGCAACGGCAATGGCAACAGCGGCGGTAACGGGAATGGCAACGGCAATGACGGCGGGAACGGAAACGGAAACCGCGGCAACGGCAATGGGAACGGCAAAGACAAGTCAGACGACTAG